Genomic DNA from Microbacterium neungamense:
ACTTGCCCGCTCCGGACGCGCCGAGGAGCAGCACCCGCTCGCCGGGTTCGATCGTGACCGTGACGTCGCGGACCGCGGGCAGCCGGCGCCCGGCGTACCGCCACCCCCAGCCGTCGGCGACGACCCGTGCGGGGCCCGGCATGGTCAGACCTCGCGGCGCAGTTCGCGTCCGGCGGCGAAGCGGCCGAGAGCGCCGGTGCCGGCGAGAGCGCGGACGAGCAGCCAGCCGACGACGCCGGCGAGGACGGCGCCGGAGACGACGAGGGTGCCCAGGTAGATGGCGTTGAACTCCGCGGTCTTCAGGATGTTCGGGGAGCTGCCGTAGAACAGCTCGAACACCCAGGCCGCCACGGCGGCGCCCACGCCCGCGAGCATCGCGACCGGCAGGCCGAAGCGGCGGTAGAGGAACGCGGCGAAGACCAGCTCCGCGCCGAGCCCCTGGACGAGGCCGGAGAGCACGGTGGAGACGCCCCACACGTTGCCGATCAGCATGGAGACGATCGCCGCGACGAGCTCGACCAGCAGTGCGGCGCCGGGCTTGCGGATCACCAGCCCGCCGACGACCCCGCCGAGCAGCCAGATGCCCACGGCGATGCCGCCGAGGCCGGGGGTCAGGCCGTCGGCGGCCGTGAACCAGGCGTAGCCGATCGTGTTCCACACCCAGAACACCAGGCCGATCGCGACGCCGAGCACGCTGGCCACGACGATGTCGACGACGCGCCAGGTGTACGTGCGCGGCGTGGTCGCGGACGCGGATGCGGACGGGGATGCGTTCATCAGATCTCCTCCCTGCGCTGGCATGATCCAGATCAGGTTCGACGGTCGAAGCGCGGTTCGCTTCCTCTCAGCCCGGCTCGCCGGACTCCCGTGGTTGTGACCCCGATCATAACCGGATTCGGTAGCGTATGCAGGTGACCGCCGACGACCGCCCTCCGCGACCTGCGCTGCGCCGCGATCTGCGCGCGCGTGCGGCGGAGACGCCGACGTCGGCCCCCGAGCCCTCTCCCGCTGCGGCATCCGCTCGCTCCGAGCCGACCCCGGTGGCGTGGGCGGATGCCGAGCGCCCGCCGACCGCACTGACCTGGCTCGACCCGAGTGCGGTGGCCGAGACGTCTCCGACGCCGGTGTTCGACGCGGGGGCATCTGCGGGCGCAGGCGCGGACCTGCTCAGTGGTGCCCGGCTGCGGCCGGACTGGCTGCGGCCCCGCGTGCTGGTCCCGCTCGGCGTGATGCTGGGGGTGTGTGCAGCCTACGCCGGCACGACCCTGCTCTGGCCGTTGCACGAGGTGGCGCCGGTCGTGTCGCCGGTGGCGCTCGAACTGCCGCCGGCACCGCCGGCCGTCGTGACCTGGCCCGAAGCCGGCAGCGCCGCGGTGGCGGTCGAGGGGCTGGACACCGTCGCCTCCACGGCGGAGCCAGCCGAGATCGCGAGCATCACGAAGGTCGCCTCCGTGATGATGGTGCTCGATCGCCTGCCGCTCGCCCCGGGTGAGCAGGGTCCGGAGTTCTCCTTCGACTACGGCGACTCCGTCGAGTACTGGGACTACCGCCGGTCCGATCAGTCGGCCCTGGACGTGCCGGTGGACGGCACGCTCACCGAGTACCAGATGCTGCAGGGCATCCTGCTGGGCTCCGCGAACAACTACATCGACCGGCTGTCGGACGAGCTGTGGGGGTCGGACCGCGACTTCGCCCGCGCGGCCGAGACCTGGCTGCGAGCGCACGGCATCGACGGCGTCTCGCTGGTCACCCCGTCCGGATTCGACGAGCGCAACGTGGCGACGCCGGAGGGCCTGATCGAACTCGCCGAGGTGGCGATGCGCCACCCGGTGTTCGCCGAGATCGTCGGCACCAGGACCGCCGAGATCCCCGGCGCCGGCACCGTGACGAACGGCAACGGCATGCTCGAGGACCCGGCCGTCGTCGGCATCAAGACTGGCACGCTCACCTGGTGGAACCTGCTCACCGCGAAAGACGTCGAGGTCGACGGCACCACGGTGCGGCTGTACGCCGCCGTGCTCGGGCAGCCCGACGACGAGTCCCGGCTCGCGGTCACCCGGCAGCTGCTCGCCGAGGTCGAGAAGAGCCTCGCCGAGCAGGAGGCGACGGTGCCTGCCGGCACCGTGGTCGGGCGGGTCTCGACCGCGTGGGGCGAGGCCGTCGAGATCGTGACGGATGCCGACGCCGAGGTCGTGCTCTGGAACGGTGCGACGCCGACCGCCGCCACGGCCTTCGAGCTCGGTGACCGGACAGCCGACGGCGCCGAGGTCGGCCGTCTCACCGTGGAAGGGCCGCTGAACGAGGCGTCGACGAGCGTGTCGCTGGATGCGGAGCTCGAGGGCCCCAGCATCTGGTGGCGGCTGACGCACCCCCTCGAGCTGTTCGGTCTCGACCAGGGCTGACCCGGCGAGGTCAGGCGCGCTCGGAGTCGAGCTCGGCCTCCTCCGCGTCGCCGGTGACGACGACCGGGTCGGAACCGGTCAACGCCTCCTCGGCGTCCAGATCGGTCGCGGCCTGCTCGAACTGCGACTGGTACAGGCGCCAGTAGGCGCCCTGCCGGGCGATCAGCTCGTCGTGGGTGCCCTTCTCGACGATGTCGCCGTGCTCCATCACCAGGATGAGGTCGGCGTCGCGGATCGTGGACAGGCGGTGCGCGATGACGAACGAGGTGCGGCCCTGTCGCAGCGCCGCCATGGCGTGCTGCAGCAGCAGCTCGGTGCGCGTGTCGACGGCGCTGGTCGCCTCGTCCAGGATGAGGATCGACGGGCGGGCGAGGAACGCGCGGGCGATGGTGATGAGCTGACGCTCACCCGCCGACACGTTCGACGCGTCCTCGTCCAGCACGGTGTCGTACCCGTCCGGCAGCGAGTGCACGAACCGGTCGACGTAGGTCGCCTTGGCCGCGGCCATCAGCTCCTCGTCGGTCGCGCTCTCCTTGCCGTAGCGGATGTTGTCGCGGATCGTCCCGGCGAACAGCCACGGGTCCTGCAGCACCATGCCGGTGCGCGAGCGCAGATCGTCGCGGCTCATCTCGGAGATGTCCTGTCCGTCCAGCAGGATGCGGCCGGAGTCCAGTTCGTAGAACCGCATGATGAGGTTCACCAGCGTGGTCTTGCCCGCGCCCGTCGGCCCGACGATCGCGACGGTCTGCCCCGGCTCCACCCGGAACGACAGGTCCCGGATCAGCGGGCGGTCGGGCGAGTACGAGAACGCCACGTTCTGGAACTCGATGACGCCCTCGCCGTCGGCCACGGTGGGCGCGTCCTCGGCATCCGGCTCCTGCTCCTCCTGGTCGAGCAGCTCGAACACGCGCTCCGCCGAGGCGGTGCCCGACTGCACGACCGCGGCCATGCCGCCCAGCTCGCTGAGCGGCTGGGTGAACTGCTGCGAGTACTGGATGAACGCCTGCACATCGCCGAGCCGCAGGTTGCCGCCGGCGACCATGAGGCCGCCGAGCACCGCGATGCCGACGTAGGTCAGGCTGCCGACGAACATCATCGCCGGCATGATGATGCCGGACAGGAACTGCGCCTTGAAGCTGGCCTGGAACAGCTCCTCGTTCTCCACCTGGAACCTCTCCAGCGCGTCCTTCTCGCGACCGAACACCTTCACCAGGGCGTGACCGGAGAACGCTTCCTCCACGCGGGCGTTGAGGCGTCCGACCTTGCGCCACTGGGTGCCGAAGGCCTTCTGCGACCGCGGGCCGATGATGCCGAAGATCACGCCCATCAGCGGCAGTGCCACCAGGGCGACCAGCGCCAGCTGCCAGGAGATCGAGAACATCATCACCAGCACGCCGATCACGGTGAGCGCCGAGGTCAGCGCTCCCGACAGCGACTGCTGCATCGTCTGCGTGATGTTGTCGATGTCGTTCGTGACCCGCGAGATCAGCTCGCCCCGCTGCACCTTGTCGAAGTAGGACAGCGGCAGGCGGTTGATCTTCGCCTCGACCTGCTCACGCAGGCGCCACATGGTGCGCACCATGATGACGTTGATCACGTAGCCCTGGATCCAGCTCAGCAGCGCCGAGACGACGTAGATCGCCAGCACGGCGACGATGATCCACCGCAGCCGCTCGAAGTCGACACCGGTGCCGACCGAGAAGTTCTGCATCGCCGCGACCATGTTGGCGAAGTCGTCCTGACCCGCCTGGCGCAGCGCGGCGACCACGTCCTCCTGGCTCATCCCCTGCGGGAAGCCGGGGAAGTCGCCGAAGCCGGTGCCGAGGACGTGCGAGACGAACCCCTCGTAGACGATGTTCGTCGCCTCGCCGAGCACCTTGGGCGCGGCGACCGCGAGCACGACGCCGATGGCGCCGAGGATCGACACCAGCACGAACCAGACGGCCGAGGGCTTGAGCAGCCCGATCATCCGGGCGAAGCTCTTGCCGAAGTTGTCGGCCTTGCCCGGTGCGACGCTGTCCCAGCCGCCGCCGTCCAGGCGCGCCTTCTCGGCGAGCTCCGCCTCGTACTGCTCCTGCGGAGTCAGTTCGGTGTTCATGCGTCCACCCCCAGCTGCGATTCGACGATCTCGCGGTAGGTCGTGCTCGACGCGAGCAGTTCGTCGTGGGTTCCGGAGCCGACCATGGTGCCGTCCTCCAGGACGACGATGCGATCGGCATCCGTGATCGTCGACACGCGCTGCGCCACGACGATCTTGGTGACCTCGGGCAGCTCACGCCAGAGGGCCTGGCGCAGCCGGGCATCCGTCGTGAGGTCGAGAGCCGAGAAGGAGTCGTCGAAGACGAGGATCTGCGGCCGGTGCACGATCGCACGCGCGATCGCGAGCCGCTGACGCTGCCCGCCGGAGACGTTCGTGCCGCCCTGCGCGATCCGCGAGTTCAGGCCGTCCGGCATCGCCTCGACGAAGTCGCGGGCCTGCGCGATCTCGAGCGCCTTCCACAGCTCCTCGTCGGTGGCCTCCTCGCGGCCGTAGCGGAGGTTGGATGCCACGGTGCCGGTGAACAGGAAGGGGCGCTGCGGCACGAGGCCGATGCTCCGCCACAGGGCGTCGACGTCGGCCCGGCGCACGTCCACGCCGCCGACCGCCACCGAACCGCCGGTGACGTCGAACAGGCGCGGGATGAGCGACACCAGCGTGGTCTTGCCCGAGCCGGTCGAGCCGATGATCGCCACGGTCTCGCCCGGTTCGGCGCGGAAGGTGATGCCCGACAGCACCGGCGCCTCGGCACCCGGGTAGGTGAACTCGACGTCGGTGAAGGCGACGCTCCCCGGCGCGGGGAACTCCTCCACGCCGTCGACCGGGCGCACCATGCTCGACTCGGAGTCGAGGACCTCGCCCACGCGCTCCGCGGACACCGCCGCGCGCGGGATCATCATGGCCATGAAGCTGGACATGATGACGCCCATCATGATCTGGCCGATGTACTGCATGAAGGCGAACAGGGTGCCGACCTCGACGCTGCCGGCGTCGACCTCGATGCCGCCGAACCAGATCACCGCGACGACCGTGACGTTCAGGATCAGCATGAACAGCGGGAACAGCAGCACGAACAACGAGCCGACGTTGCGCCCGACGATCATGATGTCGGTGTTCGCCCCGCGGAACCGCTCCTCCTCGATGCGCTCGCGCACGAAGGCGCGGACGACCCGCACGCCGGTGAGCTGCTCGCGCATGATGCGGTTGACCGCGTCGAGCTTGCCCTGGTAGCTGCGGAAGAGCGGCACCATGCGGCCGATGATGATGCCGGCGACGATGAGCAGCGCGGGCACCGAGACGGCGATCAGCCAGCTCAGGCCGACGTTCGTCTGCACCGCCATGATGATGCCGCCGATCGCGAGGAGCGGGGCCGTGACGAACATCGTCGCGCCCATCATCGCGAGCATCTGCACCTGCTGCACGTCGTTCGTGTTGCGGGTGATCAGCGAGCCGGCGCCGAACTGCGACACCTCTCGCTCGGAGAATCCGCTGACGCGCTGGAACACGTCCGCGCGGATGTCACGGCCGGCGGCCATCGCCGCCCGGGCCGCGAAGAAGGTCGCGATCACCGAGGCGATGATCTGGCCGAGCGAGATGGCGAGCATCAGCAGGCCGTGCGACCAGATGTAGCCGGTGTCGGCGCGCGCCACGCCGTTGTCGATGATGTCGGCGTTCAGCCGGGGCAGGTACAGCGAGGCCATCGCGCTGGCGAACTGGAACACCAGGACGCCGAGCAGCAGCCATCGGTATTTCGAGAGATATCGGACGAGGAGTTTTCCCAGCACAGGCGGACTTCCTTTTGGGATGGAATCAGGGCCGACGGTGGGCCATCAGACAGCGTGCCACGAACCTCCGACATCCGTATCCCCCTGAAGGATGACCTTCGCTGACAACGAAACCTTCCCCGGTCAGCGCCCATTTTCTGGACTGGATCGAACAACTCGCCGCGTCCCCGCATAGACTCGCAGGAGGTCACGGCGAGGGGAACGGATGCACGAGGACGAAGCGGCCGCGGCGGCCGTGATGCTGGTCTGCGACTACTCGCTGAAGTACCTCGGCGGGGCGCAGACCGCCTTCATCCGGCAGGCCCAGGCGCTGGCCGGCGAGGGGCATCCGGTGGTGGTCGTGGCGCCGGATGCCGACGCGATCGTCTCCGACGAGGCCGCGCAGGAGCCGGCGACCCCCGCCCCGCATCCGGAGTCGAGGATCGTCACGGTGTCGCCGCCGCGTCGCGGGACGATCCCCGTGCTCGACCTGCCGCTGCTGGGCCGCGCGCGCGACGTCGAGCCGCTGCTGGCGGCAACCGCCCGGCGGCACCGCGTCACCGTGATCGTCGTGCATTCGGAGTTCGCCCTCGCCGCCGCCGCGATCGCGGTGGGTCGGAGGCTGGGCATCCCGGTGCTGCACACGGTGCACACCTTCTTCTGGCGCGCCCCCGGATTCCTCGCCCCCTTCGCTCCGCTCGTCACCCGCGTGCACCGGGCGCTCACCGGGATCGGCGAGGGCGGACGCTTCACCGGCAGTCATCCGCTGAACAACGCCCTGCGCACGATGACGCTGCGGGTGGCGGAGCGCGCGGATGTCGTGCTGTCGCCGTCTCGCCACCAGGCCGAGGCGCTGCGCGCGGCCGGGGCGGGCCGGGTCGAGGCGTTCTCGAACGTCTCGCAGCCGCTGCGCTCCGTCGGCCCCGCGCCGGGCGAGGGCCCGCTGCGCCTGCTGTGGGTGGCCCGGTTCGCACCGGAGAAGCGCATCGACGTGGCGCTGGACGCGATGCGACTCCTGCACGACGAGCTCGGCCCCGGGCGCGTGCACCTCGACGTCGCCGGGGGCACGCGCCGCCCGGCGCCCGGGGTCACCTTCCACGGGCCGGTTCCGCCCGAGCGCGTGAGCGAGCTGATGAC
This window encodes:
- a CDS encoding ECF transporter S component; this encodes MNASPSASASATTPRTYTWRVVDIVVASVLGVAIGLVFWVWNTIGYAWFTAADGLTPGLGGIAVGIWLLGGVVGGLVIRKPGAALLVELVAAIVSMLIGNVWGVSTVLSGLVQGLGAELVFAAFLYRRFGLPVAMLAGVGAAVAAWVFELFYGSSPNILKTAEFNAIYLGTLVVSGAVLAGVVGWLLVRALAGTGALGRFAAGRELRREV
- a CDS encoding D-alanyl-D-alanine carboxypeptidase, with product MTADDRPPRPALRRDLRARAAETPTSAPEPSPAAASARSEPTPVAWADAERPPTALTWLDPSAVAETSPTPVFDAGASAGAGADLLSGARLRPDWLRPRVLVPLGVMLGVCAAYAGTTLLWPLHEVAPVVSPVALELPPAPPAVVTWPEAGSAAVAVEGLDTVASTAEPAEIASITKVASVMMVLDRLPLAPGEQGPEFSFDYGDSVEYWDYRRSDQSALDVPVDGTLTEYQMLQGILLGSANNYIDRLSDELWGSDRDFARAAETWLRAHGIDGVSLVTPSGFDERNVATPEGLIELAEVAMRHPVFAEIVGTRTAEIPGAGTVTNGNGMLEDPAVVGIKTGTLTWWNLLTAKDVEVDGTTVRLYAAVLGQPDDESRLAVTRQLLAEVEKSLAEQEATVPAGTVVGRVSTAWGEAVEIVTDADAEVVLWNGATPTAATAFELGDRTADGAEVGRLTVEGPLNEASTSVSLDAELEGPSIWWRLTHPLELFGLDQG
- a CDS encoding ABC transporter ATP-binding protein; this translates as MNTELTPQEQYEAELAEKARLDGGGWDSVAPGKADNFGKSFARMIGLLKPSAVWFVLVSILGAIGVVLAVAAPKVLGEATNIVYEGFVSHVLGTGFGDFPGFPQGMSQEDVVAALRQAGQDDFANMVAAMQNFSVGTGVDFERLRWIIVAVLAIYVVSALLSWIQGYVINVIMVRTMWRLREQVEAKINRLPLSYFDKVQRGELISRVTNDIDNITQTMQQSLSGALTSALTVIGVLVMMFSISWQLALVALVALPLMGVIFGIIGPRSQKAFGTQWRKVGRLNARVEEAFSGHALVKVFGREKDALERFQVENEELFQASFKAQFLSGIIMPAMMFVGSLTYVGIAVLGGLMVAGGNLRLGDVQAFIQYSQQFTQPLSELGGMAAVVQSGTASAERVFELLDQEEQEPDAEDAPTVADGEGVIEFQNVAFSYSPDRPLIRDLSFRVEPGQTVAIVGPTGAGKTTLVNLIMRFYELDSGRILLDGQDISEMSRDDLRSRTGMVLQDPWLFAGTIRDNIRYGKESATDEELMAAAKATYVDRFVHSLPDGYDTVLDEDASNVSAGERQLITIARAFLARPSILILDEATSAVDTRTELLLQHAMAALRQGRTSFVIAHRLSTIRDADLILVMEHGDIVEKGTHDELIARQGAYWRLYQSQFEQAATDLDAEEALTGSDPVVVTGDAEEAELDSERA
- a CDS encoding ABC transporter ATP-binding protein, coding for MLGKLLVRYLSKYRWLLLGVLVFQFASAMASLYLPRLNADIIDNGVARADTGYIWSHGLLMLAISLGQIIASVIATFFAARAAMAAGRDIRADVFQRVSGFSEREVSQFGAGSLITRNTNDVQQVQMLAMMGATMFVTAPLLAIGGIIMAVQTNVGLSWLIAVSVPALLIVAGIIIGRMVPLFRSYQGKLDAVNRIMREQLTGVRVVRAFVRERIEEERFRGANTDIMIVGRNVGSLFVLLFPLFMLILNVTVVAVIWFGGIEVDAGSVEVGTLFAFMQYIGQIMMGVIMSSFMAMMIPRAAVSAERVGEVLDSESSMVRPVDGVEEFPAPGSVAFTDVEFTYPGAEAPVLSGITFRAEPGETVAIIGSTGSGKTTLVSLIPRLFDVTGGSVAVGGVDVRRADVDALWRSIGLVPQRPFLFTGTVASNLRYGREEATDEELWKALEIAQARDFVEAMPDGLNSRIAQGGTNVSGGQRQRLAIARAIVHRPQILVFDDSFSALDLTTDARLRQALWRELPEVTKIVVAQRVSTITDADRIVVLEDGTMVGSGTHDELLASSTTYREIVESQLGVDA
- a CDS encoding glycosyltransferase family 4 protein; the encoded protein is MHEDEAAAAAVMLVCDYSLKYLGGAQTAFIRQAQALAGEGHPVVVVAPDADAIVSDEAAQEPATPAPHPESRIVTVSPPRRGTIPVLDLPLLGRARDVEPLLAATARRHRVTVIVVHSEFALAAAAIAVGRRLGIPVLHTVHTFFWRAPGFLAPFAPLVTRVHRALTGIGEGGRFTGSHPLNNALRTMTLRVAERADVVLSPSRHQAEALRAAGAGRVEAFSNVSQPLRSVGPAPGEGPLRLLWVARFAPEKRIDVALDAMRLLHDELGPGRVHLDVAGGTRRPAPGVTFHGPVPPERVSELMTAADAALITSLGFDNQPMVALEAFSHGRPVIVSDPVLATEFGDAAIGTPGTDARALADEILLLEADRSLLDAPRAAALAYARERQPDAHVARLLEIAASVAERPGN